In the genome of Paramisgurnus dabryanus chromosome 18, PD_genome_1.1, whole genome shotgun sequence, one region contains:
- the ccdc92bb gene encoding uncharacterized protein ccdc92bb isoform X3 — translation MPPVRSSEDIELEEELLQARLLETEQHLAEQDSSVVELRAELRRKGAVANSLQVRLRDEERRFLEELKRRSHKITTLSRDLRKQTDVAAQLSFQLHSAHFRLYHQTEDDEEEEEEEEEEEGGTMQESDWTSSSPWESAESTRQSRAAGRMRRSERVRECVPRERVLGPEEPRSMPDPALFLYPFRHRLLPLHRSLGGHWRKSGLSETRMGRFRGRALREDIGPETTEL, via the exons ATGCCACCAGTAAGAAGCAGTGAAG ATATTGAGCTAGAGGAAGAGTTGCTCCAGGCAAGATTATTGGAGACAGAGCAGCATCTGGCCGAGCAGGACAGTTCAGTGGTGGAGCTGCGGGCAGAGCTGCGGAGAAAGGGGGCAGTAGCGAACTCACTCCAGGTTCGGCTTAGAGATGAAGAGCGACGTTTTCTCGAGGAGCTGAAACGGCGCAGTCATAAGATAACGACGCTGAGTCGTGACCTCCGCAAACAGACAGACGTGGCCGCTCAGCTCTCCTTCCAGTTGCATTCTGCACACTTTCGTCTATATCACCAGACAGAGGAtgatgaggaagaggaggaggaagaagaggaagaagaagGAGGAACCATGCAG GAATCCGACTGGACCTCAAGCTCTCCGTGGGAATCAGCGGAGAGCACACGTCAAAGCCGAGCTGCAGGAAGGATGCGGAGGtcagagagagtgagagaatgTGTGCCCCGTGAACGGGTGCTTGGGCCAGAGGAGCCTCGCTCTATGCCTGACCCCGCCCTCTTCCTTTATCCTTTCAGGCATAGGCTCCTCCCCTTGCACAGGTCACTCGGAGGTCACTGGAGGAAAAGTGGCCTTTCGGAGACTCGGATGGGTCGATTCAGGGGCCGAGCACTGAGGGAGGACATTGGACCAGAGACTACAGAGTTATAG
- the ccdc92bb gene encoding coiled-coil domain-containing 92B isoform X2, whose protein sequence is MDRSTLAQQVESVERNAAFLQQEHRILLNGLRLEIRHLKKRCNELSCDLSAMPPVRSSEDIELEEELLQARLLETEQHLAEQDSSVVELRAELRRKGAVANSLQVRLRDEERRFLEELKRRSHKITTLSRDLRKQTDVAAQLSFQLHSAHFRLYHQTEDDEEEEEEEEEEEGGTMQESDWTSSSPWESAESTRQSRAAGRMRRHRLLPLHRSLGGHWRKSGLSETRMGRFRGRALREDIGPETTEL, encoded by the exons ATGGATAGATCTACACTTGCCCAACAGGTGGAGAGCGTTGAGCGTAATGCAGCATTCTTGCAGCAGGAGCATCGCATCCTGCTGAATGGTCTTCGTCTGGAGATACGACACTTGAAGAAACGTTGCAATG AGCTGAGTTGTGATCTTAGTGCAATGCCACCAGTAAGAAGCAGTGAAG ATATTGAGCTAGAGGAAGAGTTGCTCCAGGCAAGATTATTGGAGACAGAGCAGCATCTGGCCGAGCAGGACAGTTCAGTGGTGGAGCTGCGGGCAGAGCTGCGGAGAAAGGGGGCAGTAGCGAACTCACTCCAGGTTCGGCTTAGAGATGAAGAGCGACGTTTTCTCGAGGAGCTGAAACGGCGCAGTCATAAGATAACGACGCTGAGTCGTGACCTCCGCAAACAGACAGACGTGGCCGCTCAGCTCTCCTTCCAGTTGCATTCTGCACACTTTCGTCTATATCACCAGACAGAGGAtgatgaggaagaggaggaggaagaagaggaagaagaagGAGGAACCATGCAG GAATCCGACTGGACCTCAAGCTCTCCGTGGGAATCAGCGGAGAGCACACGTCAAAGCCGAGCTGCAGGAAGGATGCGGAG GCATAGGCTCCTCCCCTTGCACAGGTCACTCGGAGGTCACTGGAGGAAAAGTGGCCTTTCGGAGACTCGGATGGGTCGATTCAGGGGCCGAGCACTGAGGGAGGACATTGGACCAGAGACTACAGAGTTATAG
- the ccdc92bb gene encoding coiled-coil domain-containing 92B isoform X1 codes for MDRSTLAQQVESVERNAAFLQQEHRILLNGLRLEIRHLKKRCNELSCDLSAMPPVRSSEDIELEEELLQARLLETEQHLAEQDSSVVELRAELRRKGAVANSLQVRLRDEERRFLEELKRRSHKITTLSRDLRKQTDVAAQLSFQLHSAHFRLYHQTEDDEEEEEEEEEEEGGTMQESDWTSSSPWESAESTRQSRAAGRMRRSERVRECVPRERVLGPEEPRSMPDPALFLYPFRHRLLPLHRSLGGHWRKSGLSETRMGRFRGRALREDIGPETTEL; via the exons ATGGATAGATCTACACTTGCCCAACAGGTGGAGAGCGTTGAGCGTAATGCAGCATTCTTGCAGCAGGAGCATCGCATCCTGCTGAATGGTCTTCGTCTGGAGATACGACACTTGAAGAAACGTTGCAATG AGCTGAGTTGTGATCTTAGTGCAATGCCACCAGTAAGAAGCAGTGAAG ATATTGAGCTAGAGGAAGAGTTGCTCCAGGCAAGATTATTGGAGACAGAGCAGCATCTGGCCGAGCAGGACAGTTCAGTGGTGGAGCTGCGGGCAGAGCTGCGGAGAAAGGGGGCAGTAGCGAACTCACTCCAGGTTCGGCTTAGAGATGAAGAGCGACGTTTTCTCGAGGAGCTGAAACGGCGCAGTCATAAGATAACGACGCTGAGTCGTGACCTCCGCAAACAGACAGACGTGGCCGCTCAGCTCTCCTTCCAGTTGCATTCTGCACACTTTCGTCTATATCACCAGACAGAGGAtgatgaggaagaggaggaggaagaagaggaagaagaagGAGGAACCATGCAG GAATCCGACTGGACCTCAAGCTCTCCGTGGGAATCAGCGGAGAGCACACGTCAAAGCCGAGCTGCAGGAAGGATGCGGAGGtcagagagagtgagagaatgTGTGCCCCGTGAACGGGTGCTTGGGCCAGAGGAGCCTCGCTCTATGCCTGACCCCGCCCTCTTCCTTTATCCTTTCAGGCATAGGCTCCTCCCCTTGCACAGGTCACTCGGAGGTCACTGGAGGAAAAGTGGCCTTTCGGAGACTCGGATGGGTCGATTCAGGGGCCGAGCACTGAGGGAGGACATTGGACCAGAGACTACAGAGTTATAG
- the LOC135776591 gene encoding uncharacterized protein: MGEIIQKGHAEPAPPLAEGETVWYIPHHGVYNPKKPGKLRVVFDCSAKFRGISLNDTLLTGPDLINSLVGVLCRFRREAVAVICDIEKMFHQFSVSPKARNYLRFLWWKDGLLNTEPQEYRMSVHLFGAASSPGCANFCLKYLAQNNKEKHPVASEFVEKNFYVDDGLTSVPTAKEAKELIISAQELCQGAGLRLHKFNSNLKEVLSCIAPSERAISTDTFNFQTDATSEGLVLGIQWSAENDTFSFHGNVKDHPPTRRGLLSVVASLYDPLGFIAPFILSGKRILQELCCKGIEWDDPIPEYLRSRWEEWKNDLQNLKEVTIPRCYHPQNFGKIVRVELHHFSDASTTGYGACSYLRYKNDRNEIHCSFVMAKARVAPLKITSIPRLELSAAVTAARMSIMLKAELDMKIEQEFFWTDSQVVLAYINNEARRFHVFVANRVQLIREITDPSQWNYVDTAHNPADYASRGLLVRDISSTSWLSGPKFLWDQKPLPSLKPSTELLVGDPEIKSIQVHATQFSEQNDILERLSRFSTWTTLIKVVARIKRLGSRQSHSAGEVVTVEERSRAAKVVFQLVQLQAFPQDQRTLQRNPSGSTIPNSSPLRHLDPILEEGLIRVGGRLKGSTLSQEQKHPIILPKDSYITKLILSHYHEKTCHQGRNQTMNELRANGFWPLGGNKSVAKLIHECVRCRRLRRPTEEQRMSELPRERCEVSAPFTFCGMDCFGPFITKRGRKECKRYGLIFTCLASRAVHLEMLEDMTTDAFINALRCFISLRGAVSHLYCDQGSNFVGAKNELKEALKQCDAEALKAFLADRQCEFIFNAPSASHAGGVWERQIRSIRNVLNITIAQCPGRLDDASLRTLLYEAMAIVNSRPLNVDGINDPMTLEPLTPNHLVLMKSKVALPPPGKFVKEDMYAAKRWRRVQFLTEQFWSRWKKEYLLNVSTRQKWHVPRRNLQIDDIVIIKEDTLPRNQWQLARVVETTEGSDGLVRRVKVQVGDKGLQQKQSHSYKHSIIERPIQKLVLLIEDKTSKLTPC; the protein is encoded by the coding sequence ATGGGTGAAATTATACAGAAAGGTCACGCTGAGCCAGCCCCTCCACTCGCTGAAGGAGAGACGGTGTGGTATATTCCCCACCACGGAGTGTACAACCCCAAGAAGCCAGGGAAATTAAGGGTCGTGTTCGACTGCTCGGCAAAGTTTCGAGGGATCTCCCTGAATGACACTCTGCTAACGGGGCCCGATCTGATTAACTCTTTAGTAGGAGTTCTTTGTCGCTTTAGAAGAGAAGCTGTGGCTGTGATCTGCGACATCGAAAAGATGTTCCACCAATTTAGCGTTTCGCCCAAAGCCCGCAACTACTTGAGATTTCTGTGGTGGAAGGACGGATTGCTCAACACAGAACCACAGGAGTATAGAATGTCGGTCCACCTTTTCGGAGCTGCATCCTCCCCAGGATGTGCCAACTTTTGTCTTAAATATCTGGCACAAAACAACAAGGAAAAACACCCTGTAGCCTCTGAATTCGTGGAAAAGAACTTCTACGTGGACGACGGATTAACCAGCGTCCCTACAGCCAAAGAAGCCAAAGAGTTAATCATCAGCGCTCAAGAATTGTGTCAAGGTGCCGGCCTGCGGCTGCATAAGTTCAACTCCAACCTTAAGGAAGTTCTTTCCTGCATTGCTCCCTCAGAAAGAGCCATAAGCACTGATACCTTTAACTTCCAAACTGATGCAACCTCAGAAGGACTCGTACTTGGTATCCAGTGGTCAGCAGAAAACGACACATTCAGTTTCCACGGTAATGTAAAGGACCACCCCCCAACTCGCCGTGGTCTCCTGTCAGTTGTGGCTTCCCTGTATGACCCTCTAGGGTTTATAGCCCCCTTCATTCTGAGTGGCAAACGCATCCTGCAGGAACTATGTTGCAAAGGCATTGAATGGGACGACCCTATTCCTGAGTACTTGCGTTCACGGTGGGAGGAGTGGAAAAACGACTTGCAGAATCTTAAAGAAGTCACCATACCTCGTTGTTATCATCCTCAAAACTTTGGCAAGATCGTCAGAGTGGAACTGCATCACTTCTCGGACGCTAGTACCACAGGTTACGGGGCCTGCTCCTACCTAAGATACAAAAACGACAGGAATGAGATACACTGCAGCTTCGTTATGGCTAAAGCGAGGGTAGCTCCTCTGAAGATCACAAGCATTCCACGATTGGAACTCTCTGCCGCAGTCACTGCAGCCAGAATGAGTATCATGCTAAAGGCGGAGCTTGACATGAAAATCGAGCAAGAATTCTTCTGGACAGACTCACAAGTAGTACTCGCCTATATTAACAACGAGGCGCGAAGATTTCATGTGTTCGTGGCGAACCGTGTACAATTGATAAGAGAGATTACAGACCCAAGCCAATGGAACTATGTAGACACAGCCCATAACCCAGCGGATTATGCATCTAGAGGTCTTCTTGTTCGTGACATCTCCTCCACTAGCTGGTTGTCAGGACCCAAGTTTCTGTGGGACCAAAAGCCACTGCCCTCGCTTAAACCATCTACCGAGTTGCTTGTAGGTGACCCTGAAATCAAGTCAATTCAAGTGCATGCTACTCAATTTAGCGAACAAAACGACATCTTGGAGCGACTGAGTCGATTTTCCACCTGGACGACACTGATTAAGGTGGTAGCCAGAATTAAAAGACTTGGGTCTAGGCAGAGCCATTCAGCTGGTGAAGTTGTGACCGTTGAGGAACGCTCGAGAGCCGCTAAAGTGGTGTTTCAGCTCGTTCAGCTGCAAGCCTTTCCCCAAGATCAAAGGACGTTGCAAAGAAATCCCAGTGGGAGCACTATTCCAAACTCAAGTCCTCTTCGTCACCTCGACCCCATTTTGGAGGAGGGACTTATTCGCGTTGGAGGAAGACTTAAAGGTTCCACTCTCAGCCAAGAACAAAAGCACCCCATCATTCTCCCTAAGGACAGCTACATTACCAAGCTGATTTTATCCCATTACCACGAAAAGACCTGTCATCAAGGTCGAAATCAGACTATGAATGAGCTGCGAGCAAACGGATTCTGGCCTCTCGGTGGGAATAAGTCAGTCGCCAAATTAATACATGAATGTGTGAGATGCCGGAGGCTCAGAAGACCGACTGAAGAGCAACGAATGTCTGAACTCCCCAGAGAGCGCTGTGAAGTCTCTGCTCCTTTCACATTCTGTGGAATGGATTGTTTCGGCCCATTCATCACTAAACGAGGCCGCAAGGAGTGTAAGAGATATGGACTTATCTTCACATGCTTAGCTTCTCGAGCAGTTCATCTTGAAATGCTGGAAGACATGACCACGGACGCTTTTATCAACGCcttgaggtgctttattagccTTAGAGGAGCTGTTAGTCACCTTTACTGCGATCAGGGCTCAAACTTCGTGGGTGCGAAGAACGAGTTAAAGGAAGCGCTCAAGCAATGTGACGCAGAGGCTTTGAAAGCTTTTCTTGCGGACAGACAGTGTGAATTCATTTTCAACGCCCCGTCTGCGAGTCATGCAGGCGGGGTGTGGGAACGCCAAATTCGGTCTATTCGTAATGTGCTGAACATCACAATTGCTCAATGTCCAGGAAGATTGGACGATGCTTCCCTGAGAACCCTACTCTACGAAGCTATGGCCATCGTCAACAGCCGTCCACTAAATGTCGATGGAATTAATGACCCAATGACTTTGGAACCTTTAACTCCAAACCACCTTGTACTGATGAAGTCTAAGGTCGCCTTACCACCTCCAGGAAAGTTCGTCAAAGAAGATATGTATGCTGCAAAGAGATGGCGCAGAGTACAGTTCTTAACTGAACAATTCTGGAGCCGGTGGAAGAAAGAATACCTCTTGAATGTGTCTACGAGGCAAAAATGGCACGTACCTCGACGCAACTTGCAAATAGATGATATAGTCATCATCAAAGAGGATACACTTCCAAGGAATCAGTGGCAATTAGCTCGTGTAGTCGAGACTACAGAAGGATCAGATGGTTTGGTTCGTAGAGTAAAGGTTCAAGTTGGAGATAAAGGACTACAACAGAAACAAAGTCATAGCTACAAACATTCAATTATTGAACGGCCAATTCAAAAATTGGTACTTCTCATTGAAGATAAAACCAGTAAGTTAACGCCTTGTTAA
- the LOC141279822 gene encoding uncharacterized protein produces the protein MSSPADNMENPSEAHQTRSSSRERSLTTKGQELREQEAIKNERIFNKAYDAWKHVAKEVRTKLKVFCSAEDLDRIQTEVKSKQAIVHQNYEPIRRNQTATPVITKRMDACDTLTVEICDLVSKRLKNIDEAFNDQLEKARVRIALNKDDYGSVFGNTKTETVTSESLQRSELNSSVNSKSSSKRADAEAELAAKVEEAKAMQKIQAQQAKLDKLESEWKLKETQMLAEIKQREAEIKQKLEAEKTKLQQLQVNSEVRVAAARVRAYNNFDGLESFKEDTDQETQHDQQDMGPEISLNPQAAPFQPHFIPSNVKVTQDETSLAQAIASSLTLSRLPVPEPTVFSGDPLKFIDWRISFLALIDQKPLPASEKMFYLKNYLAGEARKAVEGFFFHNSEQAYKGAWAVLQDRYGSPFIVQRAFRDKLTKWPKIAANDPIALREFADFLQGCAEAIPHVKGLSILNDCEENHKLLKKLPEWMIRRWSRIVVEELDRSGEFPSFAHFTGFMQEEARVACNPIASPLLMNLKPSDERFARRAKALNTSIQTKSPISGTIENPNLRLPCLVCKDETHGVVKCPAFAAKTPDEKKAFILENHLCFGCLRKGHITKACKRRHTCGTCGRRHPTCLHIDRDRNPAEPADREFTAPGNRTSKEIQRVMSHALTQHSSATSSIVPVLVSSIKEPKKETLTYALLDTQSDSTFILDDLVAELNVSVQPVQLKLSTMTAVDTVIASKAVCGLQVRGLNSEIYVQLHQAYAREFIPVDKSHIPTRDTALHWPHLKSLAKELHPLQDCEVGLLIGYNCPSALAPLEVITGEHSEPFAQKTLLGWSIIGSANPYLDRRGDESFVHRVAVKEVPLATDVLKVLESDFNEKSYEDKYVSQNDAGYSPTATPREKAKG, from the exons ATGTCATCTCCTGCCGACAATATGGAAAACCCTTCAGAAGCACACCAGACTAGGTCAAGCTCCCGTGAGCGTAGTTTAACAACAAAGGGTCAAGAGTTACGTGAACAGGAAGCAATAAAAAATGAAAGGATATTCAACAAAGCCTATGATGCCTGGAAACACGTAGCAAAGGAGGTTAGAACCAAATTAAAAGTTTTCTGCTCTGCTGAGGATCTTGATAGGATTCAAACAGAAGTCAAATCTAAACAAGCTATAGTACACCAAAATTATGAACCCATTCGACGCAATCAAACCGCTACTCCAGTTATCACCAAAAGAATGGATGCATGTGACACTCTAACAGTTGAGATCTGCGACCTTGTCAGCAAACGGCTAAAGAACATAGACGAGGCTTTCAATGACCAACTAGAGAAAGCGAGAGTGAGAATAGCGCTAAATAAGGATGATTATGGGTCAGTTTTTGGGAATACTAAAACAGAAACAGTAACTTCTGAATCATTACAAAGATCAGAACTTAACTCAAGCGTCAACTCAAAATCCTCTAGCAAACGTGCAGACGCCGAAGCAGAATTAGCAGCCAAAGTAGAAGAGGCTAAAGCCATGCAAAAAATACAAGCCCAACAAGCGAAACTCGACAAACTGGAAAGTGAATGGAAACTCAAGGAAACTCAAATGTTAGCAGAAATAAAGCAAAGGGAGgctgaaataaaacaaaagctAGAAGCGGAAAAGACAAAGTTGCAACAACTACAGGTAAATAGCGAAGTAAGAGTAGCAGCAGCTCGCGTGAGAGCCTATAACAACTTTGATGGTCTCGAAAGTTTTAAGGAAGACACAGATCAGGAAACTCAGCATGATCAACAAGACATGGGACCCGAGATCTCGCTAAATCCGCAAGCAGCACCTTTCCAGCCTCACTTTATACCCTCCAACGTGAAAGTAACTCAGGACGAAACAAGTCTCGCTCAGGCAATTGCAAGCTCACTTACCTTAAGCCGCCTACCTGTTCCCGAACCGACTGTGTTCTCTGGTGACCCCCTAAAGTTCATAGACTGGAGGATATCTTTCTTGGCTCTCATCGATCAGAAACCCCTTCCTGCTAGTGAGAAAATGTTTTACTTAAAGAACTACCTCGCTGGGGAGGCACGTAAGGCCGTAGAAGGATTTTTCTTCCACAACTCAGAGCAAGCATACAAGGGCGCCTGGGCAGTCTTACAGGACAGATATGGAAGTCCATTCATTGTCCAAAGAGCATTCAGGGACAAGCTCACAAAGTGGCCAAAAATTGCGGCAAACGATCCAATAGCATTAAGAGAGTTCGCAGATTTCCTTCAAGGCTGCGCCGAGGCCATACCTCACGTCAAGGGCCTGAGCATTCTAAACGATTGTGAAGAAAATCATAAACTCCTTAAAAAGCTGCCTGAATGGATGATACGCAGATGGAGCCGTATAGTTGTAGAAGAGCTAGACAGGTCTGGAGAATTTCCAAGCTTTGCACACTTCACAGGATTTATGCAAGAAGAAGCTCGCGTCGCCTGCAACCCCATTGCATCCCCTCTCTTGATGAACCTTAAACCTAGCGACGAGAGATTCGCAAGAAGAGCTAAGGCACTCAACACAAGCATACAAACGAAAAGTCCCATCTCAGGAACCATCGAAAACCCAAACTTGAGGCTACCTTGCTTAGTCTGTAAGGATGAAACACACGGCGTCGTCAAGTGCCCAGCCTTCGCAGCAAAGACTCCAGATGAAAAGAAAGCCTTCATCCTCGAAAACCACCTGTGCTTCGGATGCCTAAGGAAGGGGCATATTACCAAGGCATGTAAGAGGCGTCACACCTGTGGTACTTGTGGCCGACGTCATCCAACCTGTCTGCACATAGACAGAGACAGGAATCCCGCTGAACCTGCAGACAGAGAGTTTACGGCTCCAGGGAACCGTACAAGCAAGGAAATTCAAAGGGTTATGTCTCATGCTTTGACCCAGCATAGCTCTGCTACATCTAGCATTGTTCCAGTTCTCGTGTCGTCAATCAAAGAACCCAAGAAGGAAACACTCACCTATGCCTTGCTCGACACCCAGAGCGACTCCACCTTCATCTTGGATGATCTGGTTGCTGAACTTAATGTAAGTGTACAGCCTGTGCAGCTTAAACTCAGCACAATGACAGCTGTCGATACAGTCATAGCAAGCAAGGCTGTGTGCGGTCTACAGGTCCGGGGACTCAACTCTGAAATTTACGTCCAACTACATCAGGCGTATGCACGAGAGTTTATTCCAGTCGATAAGTCTCACATCCCTACTAGAGATACAGCCCTCCATTGGCCTCATCTGAAAAGTCTGGCAAAAGAGTTGCACCCGCTTCAAGATTGCGAGGTGGGTTTGTTAATCGGCTACAATTGTCCGTCAGCTCTGGCTCCTCTGGAAGTGATCACAGGTGAACACAGCGAACCATTTGCGCAAAAAACTCTGCTTGGATGGAGCATAATCGGATCAGCCAATCCTTATTTGGACAGACGAGGAGATGAAAGCTTTGTGCATCGCGTCGCAGTGAAGGAGGTACCATTGGCCACTGATGTGTTGAAAGTACTGGAGTCAGACTTTAATGAGAAAAGTTACGAGGACAAGTACGTATCACAGAACGAC GCTGGCTACTCTCCGACTGCAACACCTAGAGAAAAAGCTAAGGGCTAA